A genomic window from Agrobacterium larrymoorei includes:
- the hisG gene encoding ATP phosphoribosyltransferase, protein MTITIALPSKGRMKDDSSAILERAGLKITAIGSDRSYRGRVEGRDDIEIAYLSASEIAREIGNGTVDFGVTGEDLVREDLSNVDTRVEFCARLGFGHADVVVAVPEIWLDVDSMADLGDVASEFRARHGRRLAIATKYWRLTQQFFSRQHGIQLYRIVESLGATEGAPAAGQADIIVDITSTGSTLKANHLKILTDGIILKSEACFVRARKAEHEGDAVVEEIVSRVKSALG, encoded by the coding sequence ATGACCATCACCATAGCGCTGCCCTCCAAGGGTCGTATGAAAGATGATTCATCCGCCATTCTCGAGCGTGCCGGGCTGAAGATTACCGCGATCGGCAGCGATCGCTCTTACCGTGGCCGCGTCGAGGGACGCGATGACATCGAGATTGCCTATCTGTCGGCGTCCGAGATCGCGCGCGAGATCGGCAATGGAACCGTCGACTTCGGCGTGACGGGTGAAGATCTCGTGCGCGAGGATCTGAGCAATGTCGATACACGCGTGGAGTTCTGCGCCCGCCTCGGCTTCGGCCATGCGGATGTGGTGGTGGCCGTGCCGGAAATCTGGCTCGATGTTGACAGCATGGCCGATCTTGGCGATGTCGCTTCGGAGTTTCGCGCCCGCCACGGTCGGCGGCTGGCCATTGCCACCAAGTACTGGCGGCTGACACAGCAGTTCTTCTCTCGTCAGCACGGCATTCAACTCTACCGCATCGTCGAAAGCCTCGGTGCAACAGAGGGCGCTCCGGCGGCGGGTCAGGCAGATATCATTGTCGATATCACCTCCACCGGTTCGACGCTGAAGGCCAACCACCTGAAAATCCTAACGGACGGCATCATTTTGAAATCTGAAGCCTGCTTCGTGCGAGCCCGCAAGGCAGAGCATGAGGGCGACGCTGTCGTCGAAGAGATCGTCTCGCGCGTCAAGTCGGCGCTTGGCTGA